The Candidatus Methylomirabilis sp. sequence GACGTCTCCCTGGGGCAGAACGGGGATGTCTACGATCGCTACCGCTGCCGCATCTTCGAGATGCGCCAGTCCACCGCGATCGTCCGCCAGTGCCTGGACCGACTGCCGAAGGGGCCGGTGAACATCGACAACCCCAAGATCGTCCCGCCGCCGAAGCCGGCCGTCCGGCGGAGCATGGAGGCCCTGATCCACCACTTCCTCCTCTATTCCCAGGGGTTCGCGGTCCCACCGGGGGAGGCCTACGTCCCCATCGAATCCCCCAAGGGGGAGATCGGGTTCTACGTGGTGAGCGACGGGAGCACCAAGCCCTACCGGGTCCGGGTCCGCCCGCCCTCCCTCCTCAACCTGCAGGCCCTCCCCCGGATGGTGGAGGGGCGGCTCGTGGCGGACGTGGTGGCGGTCATCGGGAGCATCGACATCGTCCTGGGGGAGGTCGACCGGTGACGTTCGACCCGCAGGTGGAGCAGGAGGCGGCGGCGATCCTGGCCCGCTACCCGGAGAAGCGCTCGGCCCTCCTGCCCTTCCTGCACCTGGTGCAGCGGGAGCAGGGGTACCTCTCGCCGGCAACCATGGAGGAGGTGGCCCGGCGCCTCCACCTCCACCCGGTGGAGGTCCTGGAGGTGGCCACCTTCTACTCCTGGTTCAACCTCAAGCCGGTCGGGAAGCACCGGCTCCAGGTCTGCCAGAACCTGTCGTGCACCCTGCGGGGGGCGGAGCGGATCATCGGGACCCTGAAGGAGGAGCTGCGGATCGGGGAGGGCGAGACGAGCCCCGACGGCCTCTTCACCCTGCAGCGGGTGGAGTGCCTGGCGTCCTGCGGCAGCGCCCCCGTGATGCAGGTGAACGACGAGTACCACGAGAACCTGAGCCCGGAGAGCGTGCGCGCGCTGCTTACGCGGTGGCGCGCCGCCGCCCGGTAAGCGGCCGCCGCGCCGGGGGCCGGTGGGATGCGAGGGATGCCGACCCACGAGAAGATCCTGCTCAAGAACATGGAGCGGCCCGGGTACGGCGGGACCCTGCCCGAGTACCTGGCCGTCGGGGGCTACGAGGCCGTGCGAAACGTCCTGGGGAAGGTTCCCCCGGCAGAGGTCATCGAACGCGTGAAGCGGTCGGGGCTCCGGGGTCGGGGCGGGGCCGGCTTCCCCACGGGCCTGAAGTGGGGGTTCGTCCCGAAGGACTCCGGCCTCCCCCGATACCTCCTCTGCAATGCCGACGAGAGCGAGCCCGGGACCTTCAAGGACCGCCAGCTCATCGAGCGGGACCCGCACCAGCTCCTGGAGGGGATCATCCTGGCCGCCTACGCCATCGGCTGCCACCGCTCCTACGTCTACATCCGGGGCGAGCTGGTGTACGGTGCGAGCGTCCTCACGCGGGCGCTCCACGAGGCGGCCACCCAGGGCTTCCTGGGGCAGAGCGTCCTGGGGAGCGGCTACGACCTCACGATCACCCTCCACCGGGGGGCGGGAGCCTACATCTGCGGGGAGGAGACGGCCCTGATCGAGTCGCTGGAGGGGAAGAAGGGGATGCCCCGCATCCGGCCCCCCTTCCCGGCCGTCCGGGGCCTCTACCAGTCCCCGACGGTGGTCAACAACGTGGAGACCCTCTGCAACCTCCCCCACATCCTCACCCGCGGCCCCGAGTGGTACGCCGCGATCGGCACCGAGAAGAGCAAGGGGACCCGCATCTTCTCCGTGAGCGGCCACGTGAGCCGGCCGGGGAATTACGAGCTCCCCCTGTCGGTCACGCTCCGGGAGCTCCTCCTGGAGCACGCCGGCGGCGTGAGCGACGGCCGGGCCCTCAAGGCGGTCATCCCCGGCGGCGCCTCCTCCCCGGTCCTGACCCCGCAGCACCTGGACGTGGGCATGGACTTCGAGTCGCTGGCCGCGGCCGGCTCCATGGGGGGCTCGGGGGGCGTGATCGTCATGGCGGAGGGGACCTGCATGGTGCAGGTGGGGGAGGTGGTGGCGCGCTTCTTCCACCACGAGTCCTGCGGCCAGTGCACCCAGTGCCGGGAAGGGACCGCCTGGCTCCACAAGGTCCTGGCCCGGATCGAGCGGGGGGGCGGGCGCCGGGAGGACCTGGACCTGCTCCTCGACGTCTGCGACAACATGACCGGGAAGACCATCTGCGTCCTCTCCGACGCGGCGGCGCTCCCGATCGCTTCGTACCTCCGGTACTTCCGGGACGAGTTCGAGGCCCACGTCCGGGAGCGCCGCTGTCCGCTGGCCGCGTAGGGAAGTGGGAATGCCGACCTTCAGCCTGAACGGCCAGAGCCTGACGGTCCCCGTGGGGACCACCATCCTGGAGGCGGCCCTCGCGGCGGGGGTCGAGATCCCCCACTACTGCTACCACCCGGGACTGCCGGTGGAGGGCTCCTGCCGGATGTGCCAGGTGGAGGTGGAGCGCTCCCCGAAGCTCCTCGTCGCCTGCGCCACCCCCGTGGCGGAAGGGATGGTCGTCCGGAGCGTGAGCGAGAAGGTCGAGAAGGCGCGCCAATCCGTCCTGGAGTTCTACCTCCTGAACCACCCCCTGGACTGCCCGGTCTGCGACAAGGGGGGGGAGTGCCCACTCCAGGACTACACGATGCGCTTCGGCCCCGGGGGGAGCCGCTACACCGAGCCCAAGGTGAAGCGGGTGAAGCACCGGAAGATCGGCCCCTATATCGTCTTCGACGCCGAGCGCTGCATTCTCTGCAGCCGGTGCGTCCGGTTCTGCCGGGACGTGGTCGGGACGGGGGAGCTCGGGATCGTCTTCCGCGGGGCGCAGTCCGAGATCGATCTCTTCCCGGGAAAGCAGCTCGACAACCGCTACTCCGGCAACGTGATCGACCTCTGCCCCGTC is a genomic window containing:
- a CDS encoding NADH-quinone oxidoreductase subunit D (Catalyzes the transfer of electrons from NADH to quinone); this encodes DVSLGQNGDVYDRYRCRIFEMRQSTAIVRQCLDRLPKGPVNIDNPKIVPPPKPAVRRSMEALIHHFLLYSQGFAVPPGEAYVPIESPKGEIGFYVVSDGSTKPYRVRVRPPSLLNLQALPRMVEGRLVADVVAVIGSIDIVLGEVDR
- the nuoE gene encoding NADH-quinone oxidoreductase subunit NuoE, with product MTFDPQVEQEAAAILARYPEKRSALLPFLHLVQREQGYLSPATMEEVARRLHLHPVEVLEVATFYSWFNLKPVGKHRLQVCQNLSCTLRGAERIIGTLKEELRIGEGETSPDGLFTLQRVECLASCGSAPVMQVNDEYHENLSPESVRALLTRWRAAAR
- the nuoF gene encoding NADH-quinone oxidoreductase subunit NuoF, translating into MPTHEKILLKNMERPGYGGTLPEYLAVGGYEAVRNVLGKVPPAEVIERVKRSGLRGRGGAGFPTGLKWGFVPKDSGLPRYLLCNADESEPGTFKDRQLIERDPHQLLEGIILAAYAIGCHRSYVYIRGELVYGASVLTRALHEAATQGFLGQSVLGSGYDLTITLHRGAGAYICGEETALIESLEGKKGMPRIRPPFPAVRGLYQSPTVVNNVETLCNLPHILTRGPEWYAAIGTEKSKGTRIFSVSGHVSRPGNYELPLSVTLRELLLEHAGGVSDGRALKAVIPGGASSPVLTPQHLDVGMDFESLAAAGSMGGSGGVIVMAEGTCMVQVGEVVARFFHHESCGQCTQCREGTAWLHKVLARIERGGGRREDLDLLLDVCDNMTGKTICVLSDAAALPIASYLRYFRDEFEAHVRERRCPLAA